The region ATCATAACTGCCTTGAATTCATTCCATGGAAGGACATTGGCCACCATCACAGCGACAGGGCAACCGAAATATCAAAAGGGGTTCGAGCCTCTTCCGGCGGGGTTCAAATATATCCCCTTCAATGATCCCAGTAGTCTCAGGCAGGCGGTGAATGACGCTACCTGCGCCATCATGCTGGAACCTATTCAAGGGGAAAGCGGGATCTACCCCGCGAAAAGGGAATTTCTTGTGGAGGCCAGGCGTCTATGCGACGCTACTGGCGCGCTGCTGATTCTGGATGAGGTCCAGACCGGACTCGGCCGGACTGGCAAATTCTTTGCCTTTGAGCATTACGGGATAGTGCCGGATATAGTGTCTCTGGCTAAGGCCCTGGCAGGCGGGCTCCCCATGGGAGCCATTTTGGCCAAGGAGCATGTCGCACAGCATTTCGTGCCTGGATCTCACGCATCCACCTTCGGGGGAAATCCTGTCAGCGCAGCCGCAGCGAATGCCGTGCTTAAGACAATATTTGAAGAGGATCTCATTTCCAATGCCGTCAAGATGGGGAGGTACTTCATGGCAGGCCTTTCTCATCTCGGGCTCAGGCACGACCTTATCACAGACGTCCGGGGCTTGGGGCTCATGATCGGACTTGGACTTGCAAAAGGTGCAAGGGAGATAGCGTCGCATTGCCTGGAATTGGGGCTGCTAGTCAATGCAATAGGGGACTCAACCCTCAGATTCCTGCCTCCGCTTACTGTGACAGAAGAGGAAGTAGACAAAGCCTTGGCCATACTAGAACAGGCCGTAGTCTCCTACTACGCTGAGATAAAAGGATGAGCATGACTACCAACCGGAACGCGCGGCAGGAGAGAGCGTGGCAGGCCAGGATATCTCAATAATCAGGATAAGGGGGACATATGACAAATGGCCAAGGATTCCATCGTGGTTTCCGCCGAGGATCTGGAGGCAATGAATAACGATGTGGCCTATGGGCTGAGAGGCCGGGACCTACTTTCGATACATGACCTTACAACCAGAGAGGTTTTTACCATCTTTGATGTAGCTGCGGAGTTGAAAAGGCTTTCTAAAGAGGGGAAGAAGACCCATATTCTGCCGGGAAAGATCCTTGGGATGATCTTTCAAAAACCTTCGACGAGGACAAGGGTGTCCTTTGAGGTGGGGATATTCCAATTGGGTGGATATGGCCTCTTCCTCAATGCTCAGGACATGCAGCTTCGCAGAGGGGAAACTATAGCCGACACAGCCCGGGTCCTGTCAAGGTACCTGGATGGAATCATGATCCGGACTTTTGACCACAAGGATGTGGAAGAACTGGCGCAATATGCGTCCATACCAGTGATAAACGGGCTTACGGATCTTTTACACCCTTGCCAGGCACTTGCGGACTATTTCACCATCCTGGAGAAGTTCGATAGGATAGAAGGTCTCAAAATCGCCTATGTAGGCGATGGAAATAACATGGCCCATTCATTGCTCTTCGGCGCGGCCAAGGTCGGGATGGATATATCCATTGCCACACCCGCTGGATACGAACCTTCTGAAGAGATAGTCAGGCTCGCAAAAGAAGATGCGATGAAGAGCGGGAGCCAGATAGAGATCATGCGAAGTCCATTTGAGGCAGTAGCCAATGCCCATGTGATCTATACTGACGTCTGGACCAGCATGGGGCAGGAGAAGGAGCATGATGAGCGAGTCGAGGCTCTAAAGCCATATCAGGTGAATCAGAGACTTGTGGAGGAGGCGAAGCCCGATGTCCTCGTCATGCACTGTCTTCCCGCTCACAGGGGCGAGGAAATAACGGATGAAGTGATCGACGGCCCGCATTCTATCGTCTTTGATCAGGCCGAGAATAGGCTGCACGTGCAGAAGGCGATCATGGCTCTCTTAATGAGAGATCTATAAGACAAATATGTCTATGAGAGGAGATCCCTCGCTTGAGCCTGGAAGGGATCCGTGCGATGGCCGCCTGCGTCGGGTGGCCGCGATGGCAGGGTGCCGGGATGTCGTGATGCCAGGATGCCGCGATGTTGCGGTGATAGGGTGCCAGGATATCGCAATGATAGGGGGCCAGGGCACCAAGACGCCAGTATGCACCTTTCGGGCCATTTGGAGGGGAAAAGGAGGTTTTTGATGTGAAGAAGATCATACTTGCTTATTCGGGGGGACTTGATACATCTGTTGCTATTAAATGGCTTGCTGAGAAATATGAGGCTGAGATTGTGGCAGTTGCACTGGATGTCGGTGGAGTTAAGGATCTAGGTTTTATAAAACAAAAGGCTCTTGACATCGGCGCCTCTAAATGCTACGTAATCGACGGCAAAGAGGAATTCCTCAGAGATTATGCTTTTCCAAGCCTCCAGGCCAATGCGTTATATGAAGGGAAATATCCTCTAAATTCGGCGCTTTCGCGGCCCCTTATATCGAAGTGGCTTGTGGAAATAGCGAGGAAGGAGGGGGCTTTTGCCATAGCCCATGGTTGCACTGGCAAGGGCAACGACCAGGTGAGATTCGAGGTTTCCTGTGCCGCTCTTGCGCCGGATCTCGAGATACTGGCTCCTGTGAGGGATTGGCATATGTCCCGCGAGGAAGAGATCGAATACGCGAGGCAGCGCGGGATTCCTGTGCCGGTCACGGTCAAGAGCCCTTACAGCATCGATGAGAATCTCTGGGGCAGGAGCATAGAGTGTGGTGCCCTGGAGGATCCCTGGGCTGAGCCTCCGGCCGACGCTTTCCTTTGGACTGAGGACCCTGAATCTGCGCCAAATGAGCCGACTTATGTAGAGATCTCTTTTGAAGCAGGAGTCCCAGTCGCGCTCAATGGCCATGCTTTAGATCCATGTGAACTGGTCACAAGACTCAATACAATCGCCGGGTCCAATGGGGTAGGGCGGATAGATCAGGTAGAAAATCGCCTGGTCGGCATTAAATCGAGAGAGATTTATGAGGCGCCTGCTGCGGTGGTACTCCATACAGCGCACAAAGATCTAGAAAGCCTGACTCTTCCGAGAGAAACCTATCATTTTAAGCAGCTCATAGACCAGAAATATGCTGAACTTACCTATTTTGGACTTTGGTTCTCGCCTCTCAAGGAAGCCCTCGATGCCTTTGTGGCGAAGACTCAGGAGATGGTGACGGGATCAGTTCGCATGAAGCTTTTCAAGGGTGTCGCTGCTGTGGTCGGGAGGAAGTCACCATATTCCCTCTACGATCATTCCCTTGCAACTTACGACAAAGGTGACGCCTTTAACCATTCAGCTGCCAAGGGATTCATCGATATTTGGGGCCTTCCTACCAAGGTGGCGTCTCAGGTGGCTCAAGCGACCAAGGCGGGCGTAGTTTCAGCGTAGAGAGGATTGAAAGCCTTGAAATACTGGTCTGGCAGATTTACAAAGGAGACTGAGGGGATTGTGGACCGTTTTGGGGCCTCGATCCCCTTCGATTACAGGTTGGCCGAAGAGGATATAGAAGGAAGCATTGCGCAGGCATATGGTTTGTCGGAGGCTGGTATCCTTTCTCAAGAGGAATGTGAGACTATCAAATCAGCGCTTCTTTCAATCCTCGATGAAGTGAAGAGGGGAAATGTCGAATTTCAAATAGAATTGGAGGATATTCATACCAATATAGAGGGCTTGCTGGAGAAGAAAATCGGGTCTCTGGCACGGAAACTACATACCGGACGGAGCCGCAATGACCAGGTAGCCCTTGATATGAGGCTGTTTGTTAAGAAGCAGATAAGGGCTATAATTGAAGCGATCCGTGGACTTCAAGAGGTTCTTGTGGACAGGGCAGATGGGGAGAAGTCTACCATAATGCCTGCTTATACCCATCTTCAGCGGGCCCAACCTGTGCTTTTCAGCCATCATCTCATGGCATATTTTGAAATGCTCCAGAGAGATGCGGGGAGATTTTCAGACTGCCTCGCCAGGATGGATGAAATGCCGCTGGGATCAGGCGCAGCTGCAGGGACATCTTTCAGCATTCCCAGAGAAAAGGTGGCAGAGGCTCTGGGCTTTTCGACGGTTACTCGAAATAGCCTGGACGCCGTGTCAGACAGAGACTTTGTCCTTGAGTTCCTGGCGGCGGCTTCCATTTTGATGATTCATCTTAGCAGATTATGTGAGGAAATAGTTCTTTGGTCCAGCGAAGAATTCGGCTTTATTGAGTTGGACGATGCGCATGCCACCGGGAGCAGCATGATGCCCCAGAAAAAGAATCCTGATGTGGCTGAGCTTATTAGAGGAAAATCAGGCCGGGTTGTGGGTGATCTAATGGGCCTTTTGATGGTGATGAAAGGTTTGCCTCTCGCCTACAACAAAGACATGCAGGAGGACAAAGAGGCTCTTTTCGACGCTGCAGATACCATAATCCCATGCCTTGAGGTTCTAACGCTAATCGTAAAGGGCATGAAAATAAAGAGAGACAGGATGAGGGCAGCTGCAAGTCAAAGCTACATCACGGCAACAGACATTGCTGACTACCTAGTGAAAAGAGGCGTGCCATTCAGGGATGCGCACAGAGTCGCGGGCAGGATAGTTCTTTATTGTGTTGAGCAGGGAATCTTGTTTGAAGATTTGACATTGGACCAGTGGAAAAGTTTCAGTGACCTCTTTGATGAAGATATAAGGGATTCTGTCTCTCT is a window of Bacillota bacterium DNA encoding:
- the argF gene encoding ornithine carbamoyltransferase; this translates as MAYGLRGRDLLSIHDLTTREVFTIFDVAAELKRLSKEGKKTHILPGKILGMIFQKPSTRTRVSFEVGIFQLGGYGLFLNAQDMQLRRGETIADTARVLSRYLDGIMIRTFDHKDVEELAQYASIPVINGLTDLLHPCQALADYFTILEKFDRIEGLKIAYVGDGNNMAHSLLFGAAKVGMDISIATPAGYEPSEEIVRLAKEDAMKSGSQIEIMRSPFEAVANAHVIYTDVWTSMGQEKEHDERVEALKPYQVNQRLVEEAKPDVLVMHCLPAHRGEEITDEVIDGPHSIVFDQAENRLHVQKAIMALLMRDL
- a CDS encoding argininosuccinate synthase, which encodes MKKIILAYSGGLDTSVAIKWLAEKYEAEIVAVALDVGGVKDLGFIKQKALDIGASKCYVIDGKEEFLRDYAFPSLQANALYEGKYPLNSALSRPLISKWLVEIARKEGAFAIAHGCTGKGNDQVRFEVSCAALAPDLEILAPVRDWHMSREEEIEYARQRGIPVPVTVKSPYSIDENLWGRSIECGALEDPWAEPPADAFLWTEDPESAPNEPTYVEISFEAGVPVALNGHALDPCELVTRLNTIAGSNGVGRIDQVENRLVGIKSREIYEAPAAVVLHTAHKDLESLTLPRETYHFKQLIDQKYAELTYFGLWFSPLKEALDAFVAKTQEMVTGSVRMKLFKGVAAVVGRKSPYSLYDHSLATYDKGDAFNHSAAKGFIDIWGLPTKVASQVAQATKAGVVSA
- a CDS encoding acetylornithine transaminase — translated: MNTYARLPVTIVRGRGTRVWDDKGKEYLDFVSGIAVNALGHCHPAVVGAVTSQVQKLFHCSNLYFSEPQAELASLLVENSPFDKVFFCNSGAEANEAAIKLARKYGKEVLGEGHYEIITALNSFHGRTLATITATGQPKYQKGFEPLPAGFKYIPFNDPSSLRQAVNDATCAIMLEPIQGESGIYPAKREFLVEARRLCDATGALLILDEVQTGLGRTGKFFAFEHYGIVPDIVSLAKALAGGLPMGAILAKEHVAQHFVPGSHASTFGGNPVSAAAANAVLKTIFEEDLISNAVKMGRYFMAGLSHLGLRHDLITDVRGLGLMIGLGLAKGAREIASHCLELGLLVNAIGDSTLRFLPPLTVTEEEVDKALAILEQAVVSYYAEIKG
- the argH gene encoding argininosuccinate lyase, giving the protein MKYWSGRFTKETEGIVDRFGASIPFDYRLAEEDIEGSIAQAYGLSEAGILSQEECETIKSALLSILDEVKRGNVEFQIELEDIHTNIEGLLEKKIGSLARKLHTGRSRNDQVALDMRLFVKKQIRAIIEAIRGLQEVLVDRADGEKSTIMPAYTHLQRAQPVLFSHHLMAYFEMLQRDAGRFSDCLARMDEMPLGSGAAAGTSFSIPREKVAEALGFSTVTRNSLDAVSDRDFVLEFLAAASILMIHLSRLCEEIVLWSSEEFGFIELDDAHATGSSMMPQKKNPDVAELIRGKSGRVVGDLMGLLMVMKGLPLAYNKDMQEDKEALFDAADTIIPCLEVLTLIVKGMKIKRDRMRAAASQSYITATDIADYLVKRGVPFRDAHRVAGRIVLYCVEQGILFEDLTLDQWKSFSDLFDEDIRDSVSLESSIKARACIGGTAPEQVSNAIAKAKEILYIERNKNSIRSRPEAGG